The proteins below come from a single Pandoraea apista genomic window:
- a CDS encoding phosphatase PAP2 family protein yields MLALLAGLVLFDAIATRAMGLTLTGLGRILWLTPIATMAVLAHLLSLQPASRIKGLWAKASVVLFCLCLLTVFSLAAIVLQDTVISARFDLVDEQLAGIDAALGFHWRHAYRWLTRHSQIFELLRHWYQLHGWQVTLIPLLLACKQRMDDLADYLLLFSATVVLAILISATIPASNPYIYFGQIGAYDPSEWSQFAALHDGVLRVIDLNDNQGLISLPSLHAAHAVVFVYVTRHLRGWNVGFGVVNFVMTIAALPFGGHYLIDILAGIALALVVIWTSRRVSPRRTPSLHPS; encoded by the coding sequence GTGCTGGCGTTGCTGGCAGGCCTGGTATTGTTCGACGCGATTGCCACGCGCGCGATGGGCCTGACGCTCACCGGGCTTGGTCGCATTCTCTGGCTGACGCCAATCGCCACGATGGCGGTTCTCGCCCATTTGCTGTCGCTGCAACCGGCCTCTCGGATCAAAGGGCTCTGGGCGAAAGCCAGTGTTGTGCTTTTCTGTCTTTGTCTGCTGACGGTGTTTTCCCTCGCCGCCATAGTGCTTCAAGACACCGTCATTTCAGCACGCTTCGATCTCGTGGACGAACAGCTCGCGGGCATCGACGCGGCATTGGGCTTTCATTGGCGTCACGCCTATCGCTGGCTCACGCGTCACTCGCAGATCTTCGAACTACTCAGGCATTGGTACCAGTTGCACGGGTGGCAGGTCACCTTGATACCGCTTCTGCTCGCGTGTAAGCAGCGCATGGACGATCTCGCCGACTATTTGCTGCTGTTTTCCGCGACGGTTGTTCTCGCCATCCTTATCTCTGCAACGATCCCTGCGTCCAACCCATACATCTATTTCGGGCAAATTGGCGCGTACGATCCCTCCGAGTGGTCTCAATTCGCCGCCCTGCACGACGGGGTGCTGCGCGTCATCGACCTTAACGATAATCAAGGCCTTATTTCCCTGCCGTCTTTACATGCGGCTCACGCCGTAGTGTTCGTCTACGTCACGCGGCATCTGCGGGGATGGAATGTCGGTTTTGGTGTCGTCAATTTCGTGATGACGATCGCTGCCCTGCCCTTCGGCGGCCACTACCTCATCGACATTCTGGCCGGCATCGCACTGGCACTCGTAGTGATCTGGACATCACGACGCGTGAGTCCGCGCCGCACCCCGTCCCTTCATCCCTCGTAA
- a CDS encoding MFS transporter yields the protein MDTGSTALSAAGAARRPWYRGASPAQWRAFGSAYIGWMLDIMDLMLFAMVIRYISVDLHFDKGVAGMIASLTLLATAFGGLFFGFLADRIGRTRSMILSILCYSIGTALCGFADSVTQLLVFRFLLGLGIGGEWSAGAALITETWPAEHRAKVMAWVQSAFAVGYAVAAIVAAVILPHFGWRWVFAFGLLPTVLAFWVRRHVEEPAIWREQRVRLTLGETLAMLFGPYARSTTVGLAFTAAAMCGYWGLFTWIPAYLATPVDQGGPGFDLLRSTTWIVIMQIGAAAGFVCFGYIADRIGCRKSFLLFFIISAVTVPLYVAIREPMLLLVFGPVVAFFGTGFYSGFAPTFAEMFPTQVRATAQGFIYNTGRAASALAPAAVGLLSRGENVSAALGATAGFFLLAAIIVYFFLPESHGKALA from the coding sequence ATGGACACTGGCAGCACCGCCCTGAGCGCGGCGGGCGCGGCACGTCGGCCGTGGTATCGCGGCGCGAGCCCCGCACAATGGCGGGCGTTTGGCTCGGCTTACATCGGCTGGATGCTCGACATCATGGATCTGATGTTGTTCGCGATGGTGATTCGCTACATCAGCGTCGATCTGCATTTCGACAAGGGTGTGGCAGGCATGATCGCCTCGCTCACGTTGCTGGCCACCGCGTTCGGTGGACTGTTCTTCGGTTTTCTGGCCGACCGAATCGGCCGCACCCGGTCGATGATCCTCTCGATCCTCTGCTACTCCATCGGCACGGCACTCTGTGGCTTTGCCGATTCGGTCACGCAGCTTCTCGTCTTCCGCTTTTTGCTGGGTCTGGGCATTGGCGGCGAGTGGTCCGCAGGCGCCGCGCTCATCACCGAAACGTGGCCTGCCGAGCATCGCGCGAAAGTCATGGCCTGGGTACAAAGCGCCTTTGCGGTGGGCTATGCGGTTGCCGCCATCGTGGCGGCCGTTATCCTGCCGCACTTCGGCTGGCGCTGGGTGTTTGCCTTCGGGTTACTGCCGACAGTGCTCGCGTTCTGGGTGCGGCGTCACGTCGAAGAGCCTGCGATCTGGCGCGAGCAACGTGTGCGCCTGACCCTCGGCGAGACTCTGGCCATGCTCTTCGGGCCGTATGCGCGCAGCACGACCGTCGGCCTCGCCTTCACCGCAGCGGCAATGTGTGGCTATTGGGGACTGTTCACCTGGATTCCGGCATACCTCGCAACACCGGTCGATCAGGGCGGCCCGGGGTTCGATCTGCTGCGATCCACCACCTGGATCGTCATCATGCAGATCGGCGCAGCCGCCGGTTTCGTGTGCTTCGGCTACATCGCCGATCGCATCGGCTGCCGCAAATCGTTCCTGCTCTTCTTCATCATATCTGCCGTGACGGTGCCGCTTTACGTCGCCATTCGGGAACCGATGCTGCTGCTGGTGTTCGGCCCTGTCGTAGCGTTCTTCGGCACAGGTTTCTATAGCGGCTTCGCCCCGACGTTCGCCGAGATGTTCCCCACGCAAGTGCGCGCTACCGCGCAGGGTTTCATCTACAACACGGGACGCGCCGCCAGCGCCCTCGCGCCAGCGGCCGTCGGGTTGCTCTCGCGCGGCGAAAACGTGAGTGCCGCACTGGGGGCGACCGCCGGCTTCTTCCTGCTCGCTGCGATCATCGTCTACTTCTTCCTGCCGGAAAGTCACGGCAAAGCACTCGCCTGA
- a CDS encoding NAD-dependent epimerase/dehydratase family protein, translating to MTLKPRNHESRALVLGATGGIGGEVARQLLTAGWRVRALRRGGTPHAGTADVGVEWIAGDAMCASDVLAAARDCEVIVHAVNPPGYHHWDTQVLPMLENTIAAATVHGATVVLPGTVYNYGPETFPVLREDAPQRPLTRKGRIRATMEGRLRDASRSGVQTIIVRAGDFFGPSTRNSWFAQGLVKPGHLTRVVQVPNAPGAGHEWSYLPDVAKAMVELIEHRAMLGPFSNFHMAGHWDADGTEMAAAITRVMGRYGVAVKTRRFPWWLVWVASPFVTTLRELREMRYLWRQPVRMDNTRLVEALGQEPHTPLDVAVRATLEGLGCLPGKPSRNGLANA from the coding sequence ATGACCCTCAAACCCCGCAACCACGAGTCTCGCGCATTGGTGCTCGGCGCGACGGGCGGCATCGGCGGCGAAGTCGCGCGACAACTGCTCACCGCGGGATGGCGCGTGCGCGCTCTGCGTCGTGGCGGTACGCCGCACGCCGGCACCGCAGACGTCGGGGTCGAGTGGATCGCCGGGGACGCCATGTGTGCGAGTGATGTGCTGGCTGCGGCGCGCGATTGCGAGGTCATCGTGCATGCCGTCAATCCCCCCGGCTATCACCACTGGGACACGCAAGTGCTGCCCATGCTCGAAAACACGATCGCTGCGGCCACCGTGCACGGCGCCACCGTCGTGCTGCCCGGCACGGTCTATAACTATGGCCCCGAAACCTTCCCGGTCTTGCGCGAAGACGCACCGCAACGGCCGCTCACCCGCAAGGGCCGAATCCGCGCCACGATGGAGGGCCGGCTGCGCGACGCCAGCCGCAGTGGCGTGCAGACGATCATCGTGCGGGCGGGCGACTTCTTCGGCCCCTCGACTCGCAATAGCTGGTTCGCTCAAGGACTGGTCAAGCCGGGTCACCTGACGCGCGTGGTTCAGGTGCCGAATGCGCCCGGCGCCGGACACGAATGGTCGTACCTGCCCGACGTTGCGAAGGCGATGGTCGAACTCATCGAACACCGTGCCATGCTTGGCCCCTTTTCTAATTTCCACATGGCCGGCCATTGGGATGCCGACGGCACCGAGATGGCGGCCGCGATCACGCGAGTGATGGGCCGCTACGGCGTGGCGGTCAAGACGCGTCGCTTTCCCTGGTGGCTCGTGTGGGTGGCGTCGCCTTTCGTCACGACGCTGCGTGAACTGCGCGAGATGCGGTACCTGTGGCGGCAACCGGTGCGCATGGATAACACGCGGCTCGTCGAGGCACTCGGACAAGAGCCGCACACCCCGTTAGACGTTGCCGTGCGTGCCACGCTCGAAGGCCTCGGTTGCCTGCCGGGCAAACCGTCCAGGAACGGTCTCGCTAACGCCTGA
- a CDS encoding PAS domain-containing sensor histidine kinase, with the protein METHGELHRAILNNIPDQAWLKDTESRYILVNDAFMAACGRTEAEIIGSTPDKVWSSEWGRVYLATDRAVVASGVRRRYEESRPGPDGAPRWFDTVKMPIRDAAGRIVGTVGISRDISDRKRSEMALLDSRAQLRQLSAYLQTVREAERTRLSRELHDELGQWLGGLRLGLNYLETQPGAAPADQSAHIQMLKELVDETIDAVHRIAADLRPAVLDELGLHAALEWLTESFTQRHGLPCELVMPESVTACLDSECSTAIFRIVQESLTNASRHGQPSQVRVALDLRDGHCHVSITDDGRGMDTARAEHGQRLGLMGMRERALMLGGAFEIESAPGQGTRVIVRIPARSPTGRAAAVTHGETW; encoded by the coding sequence GTGGAGACGCATGGCGAACTGCACCGGGCGATACTGAACAACATCCCGGACCAGGCATGGCTCAAGGACACCGAGTCGCGCTACATCCTCGTCAACGACGCCTTCATGGCCGCGTGCGGCCGCACCGAAGCCGAAATCATCGGCAGTACGCCCGACAAGGTCTGGTCCTCCGAATGGGGGCGAGTTTATCTCGCCACCGATCGGGCGGTCGTGGCGAGCGGCGTGCGGCGCCGGTACGAAGAGAGCCGTCCCGGCCCAGACGGTGCGCCACGCTGGTTCGATACCGTCAAGATGCCTATTCGCGACGCGGCGGGCCGCATCGTAGGCACCGTCGGCATCTCGCGCGACATCAGCGACCGAAAACGCTCCGAAATGGCATTGCTCGACTCGCGCGCGCAATTGCGTCAACTCTCCGCCTATCTGCAAACCGTTCGCGAAGCGGAGCGCACGCGCCTCTCGCGCGAGCTTCACGACGAACTCGGGCAATGGTTGGGCGGCCTGCGTCTCGGGCTCAACTATCTGGAGACGCAACCCGGCGCGGCGCCGGCCGATCAGTCTGCACACATCCAGATGCTCAAGGAACTGGTCGACGAGACAATCGACGCGGTGCATCGTATTGCGGCGGACTTGCGACCGGCAGTCCTCGATGAGTTGGGCCTGCACGCAGCGTTGGAATGGCTCACTGAATCGTTCACACAGCGCCACGGTCTGCCCTGCGAGCTGGTGATGCCGGAGTCGGTCACGGCTTGCCTCGACAGCGAATGCAGCACCGCTATCTTCCGCATCGTGCAAGAGTCGCTCACTAATGCCAGCCGCCACGGACAGCCCTCGCAGGTGCGTGTCGCGCTGGATCTGCGCGACGGTCACTGTCACGTGAGCATCACCGACGATGGCAGGGGCATGGACACGGCTCGCGCGGAACATGGCCAGCGCCTCGGGCTGATGGGCATGCGCGAGCGTGCGTTGATGCTCGGCGGTGCCTTCGAGATCGAGAGTGCACCGGGACAGGGAACACGGGTGATCGTGCGCATTCCGGCGCGCTCGCCGACGGGGCGCGCCGCCGCCGTGACGCATGGGGAGACGTGGTGA
- a CDS encoding alpha/beta hydrolase has protein sequence MFAPSLFGRMPPDVIASASAATSATTPPPLSPGRHPLGLSDTRDAVLYVPADLPTNKPVPLFVMFHGAGGFPEKVLPFIEPHAEQHKFLVLAPHSTFPTWDIVIGGNGPDLERLQLALGNVAARYRIDTGRVAFAGFSDGASYALSIGVTNGDIASHVIALSGGFMSVFVQEGQPQIFIAHGLIDEQLPIATSGRQNANKLKAAGYDVQYVEFDGLHIIEPGVVARAVDFFLA, from the coding sequence ATGTTCGCCCCTTCATTGTTCGGACGGATGCCACCGGACGTCATCGCGTCCGCGTCGGCTGCTACCTCTGCCACCACGCCACCTCCGCTGAGTCCCGGCCGTCATCCGCTGGGGTTGAGCGACACCCGCGACGCAGTACTGTACGTGCCGGCCGATCTGCCGACGAACAAGCCCGTTCCGCTGTTCGTGATGTTCCACGGTGCAGGCGGGTTTCCCGAAAAGGTGTTGCCGTTCATCGAGCCGCACGCGGAGCAGCACAAGTTTCTGGTGCTCGCGCCGCATTCGACCTTCCCGACGTGGGACATCGTGATTGGGGGCAATGGCCCTGATCTGGAGCGATTGCAGCTTGCGCTGGGCAATGTTGCGGCCCGTTATCGCATCGACACGGGACGTGTGGCGTTCGCAGGCTTCTCCGACGGGGCGAGCTATGCCTTATCGATCGGTGTGACCAACGGAGACATCGCAAGTCATGTCATCGCGTTATCGGGCGGCTTCATGTCGGTCTTCGTGCAAGAGGGGCAGCCTCAGATATTCATTGCCCATGGGCTTATCGACGAGCAATTGCCTATCGCGACGAGCGGCCGTCAGAACGCCAACAAGCTCAAGGCAGCCGGGTACGACGTGCAGTACGTTGAGTTCGACGGCCTGCACATCATCGAGCCGGGTGTCGTGGCGCGCGCCGTCGACTTCTTTCTCGCCTGA
- a CDS encoding AAA family ATPase, translated as MDFEIPESLIHPLMQLIGADSPLGKQLTAYGVCRGNMMVSSEWFDAKSLNTLYVLSKTQNERALMFQMLALDNVYNAPQARQIPDLDKLVPGLVAYLSRDVIDGWVYQRHRDGALLPWLVRRLRYVEPEQGSPYVVMDMLANTMQSANSNLTEQRLRRSGMTTSLVFTREDIANRTIPELLAEFGFYKECAEFKHEYEQHAQRFLRVQRAFGAQFVLRRAAFSVDPKGATELIRVVEGVTAKCVNDEERLERNFEMVCDADFWRKAQIDRGFETIPLHCYVHVFHLDWHRNLWVHVQNMTEYEYQPALRDKLVLPAHHHDLIDILTSNMDVMMPDFVPGKSGGATILCQGAPGLGKTLTAEIYSEVVGKPLYRVHSGQLGTTAASVGATLMSILRRAMRWNAILLLDEADVYIRRRDNDLEHNAIVAEFLRSLEYFHGLLFMTTNRIGDVDDAILSRCIATIHYEIPCEADARRLWRMQAEQVGADLDDALIEWLATCYSHASGRDIKELMKLASRYCKVKDMPYTEDVFKLCGLFRGYEG; from the coding sequence ATGGATTTCGAAATTCCAGAATCACTGATTCATCCGCTGATGCAACTAATCGGCGCCGATTCGCCGTTGGGCAAACAGTTGACGGCCTACGGTGTGTGTCGCGGCAACATGATGGTGTCGAGCGAATGGTTCGACGCCAAGTCGCTCAACACGCTTTATGTCCTGAGCAAGACGCAGAACGAACGCGCGCTGATGTTCCAGATGCTCGCCCTCGACAATGTCTATAACGCACCGCAGGCACGCCAGATTCCCGATCTGGACAAGCTGGTGCCGGGACTCGTGGCGTACCTCTCGCGCGACGTTATCGACGGCTGGGTGTACCAGCGCCATCGCGACGGCGCCTTGCTGCCGTGGCTGGTGCGCCGTCTGCGCTATGTGGAACCGGAGCAGGGCTCGCCTTATGTTGTGATGGACATGCTGGCAAACACGATGCAGTCGGCCAACTCGAACCTGACGGAGCAGCGTTTGCGTCGTTCGGGCATGACCACGTCGCTCGTCTTCACACGCGAGGACATCGCCAACCGCACCATTCCCGAATTGCTCGCCGAGTTCGGCTTCTACAAGGAGTGCGCGGAGTTCAAGCACGAGTACGAACAGCATGCGCAGCGTTTCCTGCGGGTGCAGCGCGCGTTCGGCGCACAGTTCGTGCTTCGCCGCGCGGCCTTCTCGGTCGATCCGAAAGGCGCGACGGAGTTGATCCGCGTAGTGGAGGGCGTGACGGCGAAGTGTGTGAACGACGAAGAGCGTCTCGAGCGCAATTTCGAGATGGTGTGCGACGCCGACTTCTGGCGAAAGGCGCAAATCGATCGTGGCTTCGAGACCATTCCGTTGCACTGCTATGTCCACGTATTTCATCTGGACTGGCATCGCAATCTCTGGGTGCATGTGCAGAATATGACCGAGTACGAGTACCAGCCCGCGTTACGCGACAAGCTGGTGCTGCCGGCGCATCACCACGATCTGATCGACATCCTGACGTCGAACATGGACGTGATGATGCCGGACTTCGTTCCCGGCAAGTCTGGGGGCGCGACGATTCTCTGTCAGGGCGCGCCGGGACTGGGCAAGACGCTCACGGCAGAGATCTACTCGGAAGTCGTAGGCAAGCCGCTGTACCGCGTGCATTCGGGACAACTGGGTACCACGGCAGCGTCTGTGGGCGCTACGCTGATGAGCATTCTGCGTCGCGCCATGCGTTGGAACGCGATTCTGCTACTCGATGAGGCGGACGTATATATCCGCCGGCGCGACAACGATCTGGAACATAACGCCATCGTCGCCGAGTTCCTGCGCTCACTGGAGTATTTCCACGGCTTGTTGTTCATGACCACGAACCGGATCGGCGACGTGGACGACGCCATTTTGTCGCGCTGCATCGCCACGATCCACTACGAGATACCTTGTGAGGCAGATGCCCGGCGACTCTGGCGCATGCAGGCCGAGCAGGTGGGCGCCGATCTGGACGATGCGCTGATCGAATGGCTCGCTACCTGCTATTCGCACGCCAGCGGGCGCGACATCAAGGAACTGATGAAGCTGGCGAGCCGCTACTGCAAGGTGAAGGATATGCCCTACACGGAAGATGTATTCAAGCTTTGCGGACTGTTCCGTGGTTACGAGGGATGA
- a CDS encoding response regulator: MMRVMIADDHAIIRDGLKKIISTSPDMCVVSEAVDGADVLNRLRLASVDVLLLDMSMPGKSGIALIAQIKATYPALPILVLSMYRESQYAVQAIRAGAAGYLTKNAESEQLMSAIRRVARGGTVVSPLVADKLVRQLQQPAEALPHTRLTAREFQIFQMLVEGNGINEIAHCLSLSAKTVSTHKANILAKMDIASTAGLVHYAIEHGLIVAGTDA, translated from the coding sequence GTGATGCGCGTGATGATTGCCGATGACCACGCGATCATTCGCGACGGCCTGAAAAAAATCATCTCCACGTCGCCCGACATGTGCGTGGTGTCGGAAGCCGTAGACGGTGCCGATGTACTCAATCGCCTTCGCCTGGCTTCGGTAGACGTGCTGCTGCTCGATATGTCCATGCCGGGCAAGAGCGGCATCGCACTCATCGCACAGATCAAGGCAACCTATCCGGCGCTGCCTATACTGGTGCTCAGCATGTATCGCGAGTCGCAATACGCGGTGCAGGCCATCCGCGCCGGCGCCGCCGGTTATCTCACCAAGAACGCCGAGTCGGAGCAGTTGATGAGTGCGATACGGCGGGTGGCACGTGGCGGCACGGTGGTCTCGCCGCTGGTCGCCGACAAGCTCGTGCGTCAGTTGCAGCAACCGGCCGAGGCGTTGCCGCACACCCGGCTGACCGCTCGCGAATTCCAGATTTTCCAGATGCTGGTCGAGGGCAACGGTATCAACGAAATCGCACATTGCCTCTCGCTCTCGGCCAAGACCGTCAGCACGCACAAGGCCAACATCCTCGCCAAGATGGACATTGCGTCGACCGCGGGCCTGGTGCACTACGCCATCGAACACGGCCTGATCGTCGCGGGCACTGACGCCTGA
- a CDS encoding IclR family transcriptional regulator — translation MKRSKDTSNDVIRSPHIAAGERGEQGGDELNTSSTSVISLRILELLAERNAECGVTHLAEALGVPKARVHRHLTALRQEGYVVQNPRTSRYRIGWRLFLLGQKLVKQFDVVSLARPVMEELRDAVGQTIVISSFTETDVVVLDVMRGRSPLEILLHPGTQFKLHSVAQGKIALAFGAPERREAVLAGPLDACTPHTITDTMRLSHELALVRERGWADAPEEVFLGVNALAAPIVQDDGTLFGTLAIVGSIHYLPAHPNPQTVAALTDAARRISRLLGGGRAD, via the coding sequence GTGAAACGATCGAAGGACACCTCGAACGACGTCATCCGCAGCCCGCACATCGCGGCTGGCGAACGAGGCGAGCAGGGCGGCGACGAACTCAACACGTCGTCGACTTCGGTCATTTCGCTGCGCATTCTCGAGCTACTGGCCGAGCGCAATGCCGAGTGTGGCGTGACGCATCTGGCCGAGGCGCTCGGCGTGCCGAAGGCGCGTGTGCATCGTCACCTGACGGCGCTGCGACAGGAAGGCTACGTGGTGCAGAACCCGCGCACGAGCCGATATCGCATCGGCTGGCGTCTCTTCCTGCTGGGACAGAAGCTGGTCAAGCAGTTTGACGTGGTAAGTCTGGCGCGGCCCGTGATGGAGGAGTTGCGCGACGCCGTCGGTCAGACCATCGTCATCAGCTCGTTTACCGAAACCGATGTGGTCGTGCTCGATGTCATGCGCGGGCGCAGTCCGCTGGAAATCCTGCTGCACCCCGGCACGCAGTTCAAGCTGCATAGCGTAGCGCAGGGCAAGATCGCGCTGGCTTTCGGCGCGCCGGAGCGCCGGGAGGCGGTGCTTGCGGGGCCGCTCGACGCCTGCACGCCGCATACGATTACCGACACCATGCGGCTCTCGCACGAGCTCGCGCTGGTGCGCGAGCGGGGCTGGGCCGACGCCCCCGAAGAGGTGTTCCTCGGTGTGAATGCGCTCGCCGCGCCCATCGTGCAAGACGACGGGACCCTGTTCGGCACGCTCGCCATCGTCGGCTCGATTCACTATCTGCCGGCGCATCCGAATCCGCAAACGGTAGCCGCACTTACCGATGCCGCTCGTCGCATTTCCCGGTTGCTGGGCGGTGGGCGCGCCGACTGA
- a CDS encoding LysR family transcriptional regulator: MTKNLSWDLYRTFLSVLTEGSLSGAARALGITQPTAGRHIATLEAALGQTLFTRSQTGLLPTDAAQSLRAHALAMQHTALAFERAAASHGDGVSGVVRISASEVVGVEVLPPILSALRRAHPQLTLELVPTNRIQDLLHREVDIAVRMAPPQQGALIARRIGSIDVGLHARDDYLARYGAPTSMADLARHALIGFDQMTPFLREATRNVSLWSREAFAFRADSDLAQLAMIRAGYGIGGCQVPLARRDARLVRVLPGAFRFRLPTWVTMHEDLRQSARCKAVFDALVAGLSTYMAE; the protein is encoded by the coding sequence ATGACGAAAAATCTGAGCTGGGATCTTTACCGAACGTTTCTCTCGGTGCTGACCGAGGGGTCGTTGTCGGGCGCTGCACGGGCGCTGGGTATTACGCAGCCCACAGCGGGGCGTCACATTGCGACACTGGAGGCCGCACTGGGACAAACGCTCTTCACGCGCTCACAGACAGGCCTGCTGCCAACCGACGCGGCGCAGTCGCTGCGTGCCCACGCGCTGGCAATGCAGCATACGGCGCTGGCTTTCGAGCGTGCGGCGGCGAGTCATGGCGACGGGGTGAGCGGTGTCGTCCGCATTTCGGCGAGTGAGGTCGTCGGTGTGGAAGTGTTGCCGCCGATCCTGAGCGCGCTGCGACGCGCGCATCCGCAACTGACGCTCGAACTGGTGCCGACGAACCGCATTCAGGATCTGCTGCATCGCGAGGTCGACATTGCCGTGCGCATGGCGCCCCCGCAGCAGGGCGCGCTGATCGCGCGTCGCATCGGCAGTATCGATGTCGGTTTGCATGCCCGCGACGACTATCTGGCGCGCTACGGCGCACCGACGTCGATGGCCGATCTGGCGAGGCATGCGCTGATCGGTTTCGACCAGATGACGCCATTCCTGCGCGAAGCCACGCGCAATGTGTCGCTATGGTCGCGCGAAGCCTTCGCGTTTCGCGCAGACAGCGATCTGGCGCAACTGGCCATGATTCGCGCGGGCTACGGTATCGGTGGATGTCAGGTGCCGCTGGCCCGGCGCGACGCCCGGCTGGTGCGGGTGTTGCCGGGCGCCTTCCGGTTCAGGTTGCCGACCTGGGTCACGATGCACGAAGACCTGCGACAGAGCGCCCGGTGCAAGGCGGTGTTCGACGCGCTCGTGGCCGGATTGTCCACCTACATGGCCGAATAG